The Neofelis nebulosa isolate mNeoNeb1 chromosome 1, mNeoNeb1.pri, whole genome shotgun sequence sequence cgacttcagctcaggtcatggtctcacgattcgtgggttcgagccctgcgatgggctctgtgctgatgctcagagcctggagcctgcttaagattctgtgtccccctctctctgctccttcctcactcgtgctctgtctctcaaaaataaataaacctttaaaaaaatggcagCAATGTTGAAGGGATGGGAGAGGCATACATTAGGAAGACGAGGTTGTTACTGCAACAGCCAAGACAAAGTCCCAAACTATGACACTTAACAGTGGAAATGAAGAGAATTTGATAAATTTGAAGGCTATTTAAGAagagaactggggcgcctgggtggcgcagtcggttaagcgtccgacttcagccaggtcacgatctcgcggtccgtgagttcgagccccgcgtcaggctctgggctgacggctcggagcctggagcctgtttccgattctgtgtctccctctctctctgcccctcccccgttcatgctctgtctctctctgtcccaaaaataaataaaaaacgttgaaaaaaaaattaaaaaaaaaaaaaaaaaaaagaagagaactgaTAGAACTTTGTGAACAAATAAGTTTCATGGTGGAAAATGAGTTAAAGAAAATTAGCATTTCTAACTCTTATAATTGAATGGATGACAATGTACTTGTCTGAGATTGTAACAGGGAAATAAGAACAGCAGAAAAACTGTGAGCTTTAATACTTAATGATTTGTGATTTCTTACTCCTCccaacattttctgttttttcttctccctccctccctccctctctctgtattaCTTAATGTTCATTaatgaaagcaaatttcaagatTCAGCTAGCTCactttaatttttacttctaaTAATACTCAAGAGTCTGAAGGTTCATTCCTGGAAATATGTTATGCTCTTCAAGCCTCTTTGTTTTTGTAGATGTCATGTTTCGTACCTGAAGCGTCTTCTCCACAACTTACTTGCATAGTAAACACCCACAAACCTATTTTTCAATGTCCCAAACAAATGATGCTTCCATGATTGCCTCCTGAGACAATGTTAAACACTACCTGATAGACTCCCATAGGAATCTGTTCATAGCTCCCACAGCATGTCTCATATTTAAATTGTAATCATTTGGTTACATATTTGCCTCCTCAACAAAGGTGAGGTCAGAGACTGATGCTTTGCATTTTCTTGTCCTTTGTGCCTAGCAGAGCACCTGGCAAATAGCACAAGCTCAATAAATGCCCATTGAATAAGAAACTAATAAACTGACCAGTGGCATAAGGATCAACTAAGATACAAGCTTTGTATAGAAAGGTGACAAAGACTATGGTGACTCCTCCGTACATGGACACCATGCACAAGGAAGCCCTTCCTGAAGCCACATGCATCCCTTCCAGGGTGGGTCTAAAACTTTACCTAGGGTGAACCAAAAACAAGAGAGGGGCAAATGATTTCCTTATGAAGAACAGAAGGGAAAAACATGTCCCGGATGTGACAGTAAAGAGAAACTGGGTCCTTCAATAACTTCCGACTTCCATTTTCCATATGTGATTTTAACTTCTCATATACTACCTTTTAATAATTTATCTGACCCCTCCTCCCCATTCCTGTCCTTCACTCTCTGATCTGGGGTGAAATGCAAGAAAATACTCTCGAGGGCCTATCCAGGTAGGGTTATCAGATTCAGCAAATAAAagtacaggatgcccagttaaatttaaatttcaactgaataataaatattttttagcatttttttcatataactaTGTCCCACATATTTCATGGGACAtagttatatgaaaaaaattactcactgtttatctgaaattcacatgtaATGGAACATCCTGTGTTTTATTCTATAGCCCTATCTCCGGTTTACTTTCTGCCAACGATTAAGAAGGCACTCTATATCCTGCACCTTTGACACATCAAACTGAGCTACAACAAAGGTGAATAAGGTGGTTCAGATCTTCATTCAGAAATCAGTGGGAAATCTAGAGACTAATGGGAAAAACAAAGCAGACAGATCTGTGAGCGAGCAGGCGAGTGCAAGCTTTCTTGTTTGACCTAGGCTTTTTGCCAGTAGCAGCCCTGAGCACATTCCCATGCAACACAATGTAATAGTTAAGAATATaaactttgaggggcgcctggatggctcagtcagttaagtgtcccacttaggctcaggtcgtgatgtcatggttcatgggttcgagccccgcatcaggttccatgctggtgGTAtagagcctggttaggattctcatggtcccccttctctctgcccctcccctgcgcatgctttctctgtctctctcaaaataaataagctttttaaaaaaagaatacagactcTGAATTCATACATCCTTGAGTTCGATTCCTTGCTCTAGttcatatataattttgtaaCCCTGGGCGAATTACTTAATTTCTCCAAGCTTGAATTCCCTTCTATAAATTAGGATAATAATAGCCGCCTCCCACATGCTTCACTGATATGTTGCGTCCAAGGTGATACCTAACCAGAGTAATCAACATtggcctattattattattaaccctAATGCTGCTTGCATGCTAACTGTCACTACATCCTCTGGGACAACTCAAGGTGGAACAGGATAGGACAAGACAGGAGAGAAGAGCATAGGATAGAACAGGATAGGATAGGACAGGATAGAATAATAGGATAGGAGAGGGTAGAACAGAAGggaatggaatagaagagaatagaatagaatgatTAGTCTACCACTTATGTTTTACTTAGTATGTACAAGGCACTGTGCTAACTGTATGCATGTATTTTCTCCTGTGATCCTTATAACACCCCTGAGAAATATCATTACTCCTATTTCATAGATACTGGATCCAAAGCataaataaattaggaaatatttttaaggtggTAAGTCACACAACTTGTAAGTGGCAAATCTGAAACTCGAACCCAGTTCTGTCTGATCCCAAAGCCCATGCTTAACCTGTAGTAACACATACATCAAAATCTTTCTGTGGGATTTCCACTCTACATTGCAATTCTTTTCTGCACTAAGAACTCTGATGACTTTAATTTATGCATATAAATGTCCATAGGAATTAAAGAATTCCATACTCCTTTCATTCTCGTATCTTCTCAGCAAACTAGAATGGCATTCCAGGGGAAGGTCCTTATCTTCCTCTTCTCAGCCCGGATAAAACCATCTTTCATAATCCCAGTTTCTCCTCTACCTAAAGGCAAATTTATTTGCTTATGCCAATGAAGGATAAGTCACAGCTTCTTAATTGCTATTAATATGGCatacaataggggcacctgggagctcagttggttaagcgtctgacacttggttgcagcttagatcatgatctcacagcttgtgggttcaagccccacattgggctctgtgctgacagcacagagcctgcttgggattttctctctctgtcttcccagcTTATgtgtgttcactctctctctctctcaaaataaataggcaaaattaaaaaatatatatacatagcaCACATTGAAAGCTCCTTATTTACGATAGCCAGGACATAAAAACAACCTAACTGGGCCATTagaggatgaatggataaagaggttgttttgtacacacacatgtgcgtgcgcacacacgcacacacacacacacacacacacacacacacacacacacacaaatatacacacagtggaatattattcagccataaaaaataacaaggaaattctaccatttgtAACACCATGGATGGAATttaaaggcattatgctaagtgaagtaagtcacacaaattattgtatgatctcacttatatgtggaattaaaaaaaaaaaaacaccagcaaaAAACCAAACTCAGAGGAAAAAGAGATCAGGCTTGTGGTTACCAGAGACAGAGGCTTGGGTGAGGGgaaattggaggaaggtggtcaaaacatacaaactcccagttatacTAAGTACTAGGGACATAATGTACAACGTGACTATGACCAACACTACTATAACACATAGGAAAGTTAAGAGAATAAGTCCTATGAGTTatcacaaggagaattttttttccttttttctttcttttcattgtatctatgagaagatggatgttggCCAAACCTGTTGTGgagatcatttcacaatacatgtaaatcaaaccatcatgctgtacatcttaaacttatatagtgatgtatgtcaattgtatctcaataaaactgagaaGACAAATAAAGTTTCTTTACGGCGTAGCAGGTATTTTATCTGTTATCTCCTATATCCTTAAATAGTGCAGACAAACAGGCACAAATTATAATATgtcccagttttacagatgaggaaactgagtggCATCAATCATTTGCCAACATCACAGATATTAACTGATAAAACTATCACACAAGGCCAGGCTTCTTTTCTCTAAGTTATTCtttgattcatttcttttgttgGGCATCTTCTACTTTAAGGTACTATTCTGGAAACCAGAGCTGTCTCAGTGAACAACATAGACCAGAATCCTTACATCCTGGATTTTAACATCTCCTGGGAAGAGAGACATTCAATAATCAAACAAAAGAGTGAAATGCTAAGAAGGAggaatacaggggcacctgggtggctcagtcggttcagcatcctactttggctcaagtcatgatctcgaggtctgtgggtttgagccccgtgttgggctctgtgctaacagctcggagcctggagcctgctctggattctgcgtctccttctctctctgcccctcctctacttgcactctttctcaaaagtaaataaacattaaaaactttttttaaaaaagaaggaggaatacAGAGTGTATAAAAGATTATGATAGAGGGATCTCAGATTAGAGAGTCACAGCTTTCCTCAAAAAAGAGGCATTTTAACTGAAATCTGAAGCTAAAAGGAATAAAGCAACACAAGAGATAAACACGGCAAAGACCGAAAACTGAGCATCAGACCCAGAAGGTATTTAGTCAGGATCACACAATGAGTCACTGACAGTCATAGAATCCAGCTACCCTGACCCTGAAAGTGGTGTTATTTCCTTGACACCAGACCACTGAAAGCTGAGTCAGGAACTTGTCTACATGCCCATTTAGATGGTATCCTTGAAAAGCTCtctcccaggcctctctcccaggTTACAATATTCAGTCTTTGCTCGCCTGTACAGTGTTCTTATGGTGAATTAGAGCCCCCTGAGGGCTCAAGGCTTCTGCAAAGCAGTAGGCATTGTTAGCCTTTCCCATGTGAATACAGTCACATATCGGGGCTGATGGCCTGGCTAACAGAGGAAGCTTGAGTGTTATTTTCCCACTAACACTACAGGACAAGCACAATGCTCAATCTTAAGTAGTGACTCTGAAGGCATAAATCTAACTTTCGAAACCTTCCTACTATGGACTACTATCTCTAGATCACAACCCCTTGCATAGGAGAAACAGGATCAGTCTTTTTAAGAAGATAGGTTGGAGAGACCTGGAAGGGTCCAAGCAGAGCTGCCTGATGGCTTTTAAGAGCAATGTGTTGCCTTGCAGGAAGTACTAACCTGGGAGTCAGAGGGCTATGTCCTAGCCTTGGTCCTGTGACACCAGACAAGCCTCCAGTTTCCACACCTCAATTAATATGATAGGGCCCTCTGATACTCACAGTGTGTATGTTTTGGTCAATCTCTAAGTTTAGGAAGTTTATATAGTTCCTAAACTAAGGCCTCACCCCAATTAACTAAATTTATCAGGATAAATTATCAGGATTAGCAGTTATCAGGATAACCAATGTCATATAGACTTGAACCAAATTTTACCCCATTGAGCACTTGTATTCCATAGGGATAGTATTTTGCACCTGAAATCCATAGTAGCATCTCAATCCCAATATTCCTTTTCACTGAgtgcaaaaatttatttttcttttctttttttaatgtttgctacATGCATTGAGTGACATGTATTCAATTCTGAAGAAGATAGTCTTGACCCCTAAGGAACCTACAGCGTATTGGTGGAGACGGTAAACACACACCTATCAGGCACAGAGCAGAGTGTCCACCTCTGCAGGGAAGAACCACAGCAAGCTTCCCAAGGACATGAAGTCAAAGCTGAGACCAATTAGAAAATCCATACTAAGCCCCTTGAAGATTCAGGAGTGAATAAAACACTCTGCCCTTTGATACATGGACCAAAGAAGAAGAGAACTCAAATACTTAGTTCTCAAACAACATGCCAGGGTTCTAGAAGGCAAACGATAGAGCAACTGTCTGGAGTGGGGTGGAATCATCATCATCAGGAAGGTTTCCCAGGGAAGGGGGCATGTAAACCTGAGCCAGAGGAATAAGTAGAAATGCTCTAAGGGAGATGATGGGGAGGATGTCCAGGGAAAACTAAAGAACATGAGGTAAAGACATGAGGGTGTGAATGGGCGTGCCCATGTGCGGACAAGCAATTAGTTCAGAGCATGGGAAAATAAGCAGAGTGCACAGGGAGGGGGATAGGGGAGGAGGCACACCTCACCAATCTGATTTGTTGCTTGCTCCCTGGCCCTGCATTGTAACTCTGCCTGATAACTATCGAATCATCAATGCTGGCACTGGAAGTCTCTCTAAAAGAGTTACTCCAGTGCTGTTTATAAAATACACAGTAGAAAAATCAACAGGGGTTTTCTTCCCCTATATGAAAAACTTTTGGTTTAAAAGACAGGGCAGGGTTCATCAGTAGAGATCCAACAGCAAGCTGCGCAGATATCTTGAGCAACAACCTAAATTCCGTAGCAGGTGATGTCACCTGTAAATGCCCTATAAATGGAGGAAGTCTTAGGGTGCATCTGAATGATTTATCTGCACAGATACCCAGTGCTACAAGCATGGCTGTCTCAGCACTACGGCTGACGATTGTCCTGGGACTACTGGTCTTAATCCTGACTTGCCAGGCAGGTAAGTGCTTCTGACCACAGCTCATACCTTGTGCACTGTCAGCCAGGATTGCAGGGAGGTGGCAGCACTGCTCCAGAACAtaaaggggagaggggggaaggggactTTGGGCAATGcagaaagagcactggactagGAGACAAGAGGCAGATCTtctagattctatattatttattctgctctgatctttattatttctcttcttctgctggatttaggctgtctttgctgttctgcttctatttcttttaggtgtgctgttagattttgtattggggatttttcttgtttcttgagataggcctggattgcaatgtattttcctctcaggactgccttcgctgcatcccaaagcgtttggattgttgtattttcattttcatttgtttccatatatttttttaatttcttctctaattgcctggttgacccattcagtctttagtagggtgttctttaacctccatgcttttggaggttttccagactttttcctgtggttgatttcaagcttcatagcattgtggtctgaaagtatgcatggtatgatttcaattcttgtatacttatgaagggctgttttgtgacccagtatgtgatctatcttggagaatgttccatgtgcactcgagaagaaagtatattctgttgctttgggatgcagagttctaaatatatctgtcaagtccatctgatccaatgtatcattcagggcccttgtttctttattgaccgtgtgtctagatgatctatccatttctgtaagtggagtattaaagtcccccaAGAGGCAGATCTTCtaacaaaaagaaaggatttttatTCAAATGTGCTTCAATTACAGCCTCTAccttcagtgaatgaatgaagtttgGAATGACCTTTTTTCTTATGTAGTCATGTGATACCACGACACTATCATATTATAAATTTCTTGACAGCCGGGAGgggaatttattttttgatgattcTAAGTAATAatgtttggagggaaaaaaatgtatactctGGAGTAAGACTCCTAGGCCTGGTTCTACCATTAATCAGAAATCTAACTTCAGGCATGTTAGTTAACCTGTCTGGGCCTCACACGTTGAAGGGAATATCAATAGTTAACTTTCTCATAAAGTTATCATGAAAATTAGAGACAAAAACTGTAAAAACATCTGGTCCCTAAtaagcacccaataaatattaactgcTATTGTTatcacatattatctcatttgattctcataaTAATCCTCTTAAGTAAAAATGCCAAGTTTTATCATGTCCCTTTGGCAGGCTGACAGACAAAACTTGCAGAAGGAAAGTCACTTGGGCATAGACACAGGTAGACATGGCATGCCTGGGTCTGAAATCCCCAGTCCCTCCATTCTGTCCTTTATGATTAAGTGCCTACTTcttatttaaagatttatttttttaatatttatttatttattttgagagagagagcaacatcagggaaggagcacagagagagggagagagagaatcctaaacaggttcagcactgtcaacacagagcctgacgtgggcttgatctcaaacagtgagatcatgacctgagccaaggtcaagactcagatgcttaacaggactgagccacccacatgccccatgCTTACTTCTGTTATGCCCGTTCCAAGGATATAGGGGACCACAAGGCAGCTTGCAAAATTCTCATTACTTTTGGCCTACAGAATATGGTGAGCTCTTGGCTGGTCTCAATTCAGAAGGATAGGTCAAAAAACAAAGCCAGTGCAAATATTTAGTAACAGAGCCTTTTGCTTTTCTAAATGTAACTTGGCAGAACACCCTCAGCCACCCACAGTCCACCAGCACAATATACAGACACACACTCTAATGAAAttatcacaggggcacctgggtgggtcagctggttaagcgtccaactttggctcaggtcacaatcgatttcatggttcatgagttcaagccctgcgttgggcttctgtgctgacaactcagagcctggagccagcttcagattctgtgtctccttctctctctgccccttccccacttgtactctgtctctctctctctctctctctctctctctctctctctctctctctcctctctctgtcaaaaataaataaaacattaacaaaaattaagaaaaaaagatttataacaGAATTACCAAAAAGGTGGCCTCAGGCACTACCGGGTCCATCAACTCCTTAAGTAATCAACACAGCAAAGTGAAAGGTGAGATTTATATCCTAAGGACCAGTCCCCAGCTGTCTCTCATAAACCCTAAAACTGGTTAAATCAGTTCACtgctttgaacctcagtttcttcatctgtaaaatgggacaacaATCAACTTCACCTGGTCAAATGAATATACCTTTATAATCACTTTGTAAACAATAAATACTATACAAATATCAGCAGCACTGTATTTTTTTCAGAACTTTATAATTACATTGACTGAAAAACTCAACGAAGTAGTTAATGTAAATAAAGGTCAGTCCatattatatttgaaaagaaaaaatattctgctATTAGCTTTAATAGTTTGTTTACAGTATTtcaaatttctttgatttttattgtttgtttttctgtttttcaacattttcaattttcttaatattttaaccactttttaaaattttcataatctCCTAAAGCACTACAGGAAAAAGCTAATATTAATCATTTTGttgctactattattattattaacatattatTATAGTTCATAATATATGCAcccattattatatattatatataatttattacatatatgcacccattatattatatataatatatattcatgatAATACAGCAAGCATTTATTGTGGACTTACCTTGGGCCTGGTACTGTGATAAgcagtgtatgtatgtgtgtgtatatatatatatatacacacatttcatagatattttacatgtgaaagatatataaaatatctttcaataTTGACAATAACACAATGAATAAATTGAGAGACAAAGTATTTAAGAATTCTGTGCAAGGTTccatggtggatttttttttgttgaagaCAAGAATCAAACTCAGGTATATAGGACTCCAAAACATATGGTCCATCATACTCTAAAACCTCCTAATATAGATGTGGTTCAAGGACTGGGGCCTGTGATCCAAACTTCACACATATTCCAAACTAGGGCTCTTTGCATATTGACAGGCTAGCATTTTGTGtcgtattaaaataaaaagtcaataaaattagCTTATTATGCAAGTAACCATATAGCAACACGGGAAAAAGGAACTCACTTTTCATGCAAGGAATTGCTGTTTTGTACCTGGTAAATGTCTTCAGGGGAAACTGCTTGAAGATAGTATTATATCATGTAGATAATGTGCTCTGTGGAGTTAAAACAATTTAGGTTCAAACCCTGGCTCAACCACATTCTAGATGTGTGATTTTAGGtgagtcatttaacttctctgagcacctgttttctcttctataaaactGTTAATACCTTCACTGAACTAAATAAAGATTAAGGCACATCATAAAAACACAATCCCAGTACCTGCTCAGTTGGCattatctttccttcttccagTGATGAGAACAGAGAGCAATTCTGGTCACTGAGGTGGCCCTGCATTTTATGTAAGGATTATGTCTAGTATGTTCATTCATATCTCAACTCTTAGCATATGCTATGTACCTAATAGTAAgctgaaaaaaatacttaatgaaaacattaacagCTGAATGAATAAGTAATTGGTATACTGATTTTGGTTATAGGTCCCAGTCTGGTGCCCCTATCAAATCTTTTCTTGTGGCATAGTAAACAACAAATGTTTGCAAAATCGAAAGCCACATGTTTTGACTAAGAGTTCCTATTTTAGGATACAATACAGATACAAGCCTTCTAACATAATTTTTGACAGCCTCCACACTAAAAGCTAGTTATGTCTCCTTCATTCAGAGTTGGGGAACAGTGCCTAGATGTTGGAACTCTTTGAATCAAAACTTGTGGTGGGGTTACCATGTGAAATACAGGACACCCAGTCTAATCTGAATTTCAGACACACAATGAATaatcttctaatgtttatttatttttaagagagagagagagagagagagagagcaggggaggggcagagagagagaaagagacacggaatgtgaagcaggcttcaggctccaagctgtcagcacagagcccaatgagggactcaaactcacaaaccgcggagatcatgacctgaagtcgaacactttacccactgagccacccagatgccccacaattTAGTTTAAATATGACCTAAATATTGCATGGTCATTcttataccaaaattaaaaaaaattgttgtgtaTCTGACATTTAATTGggtatcctgtatttttatttactgaatcTGGCAACACTATGTGTGAGGCTACactaaaactaaaagacaaaaatcccaCTTTATCCTGGCACCAGCGTCCAGAGGGGAGTCCACTTGAAGCTACTAACTGCCACTCTTCCATTACTTTGAATCTCCTGAACCAGTGAGACCACTAAGCAAAGCCAAAACGCCCCAAGGGAACTTGCATGTCACCAACCTCACTCCCTGGACCCTTGGTCCTCATTGCAAAAGGCACTTGATTAAAAGTTAAGGGTAAGAAACCTGAATTTATAGTTCCATCTTCTCTTGCTATTTGTGAGGTCTCCTGCAAGTCACTTAATCCTTTCAGTTTCTTAGTCCAGTGAACTAAGAACTGCATCCCTCGAAAGACTGGTCAAGGGTAAAATCACACAGCATTTACAAAGTCATTATTTACAGAACTATAAAATGATGTACAAATGATAGAATTTCTCCTTGTCATCATCCTTATTATTCTACTTTCAATCTTACACTTGTGGTTAGATCGTAGCTTTGCTGTCAAAGGCTATTCAgctcatttttgttgttgataaCTTGTATTTTATAAGTAATCTCTGTGGTAGAAAAATTAgacaatataaagaaacaaatatatttctatcGTTAAGAAGGTGGGGGGGGCATTATGCAGTTCTGCACAGAGTGCTTACAAATCCAGATTTTAGTACTAGTCAAACATGGGATTGAATTGTTTTGGCTGCTTACTAACTGTGGGACTTTGAACCAGCTCGTAAACCTCTCAACTTCCACTTCTTGAACTTTAACTTGAGATAAGAGTTTTGActacctcacagggctgctgtgagaatAAAATGATATAACAACATATTAGCTTGTCTGACATAGGTATATGCTCAACAAATGCTACCCGTTATTATGCCATCATTATTCTCATTACCGCTTGCCAGGATTGCGTGGagaaaagtacattaaaatgGGCATTCTGTATTTCAATGCTGGAACTGGCTGCTTAACtgtggacaagttacttaacttccatGAGCTTCAATTTTCTCAACCAGAAAGGAAATCAATGTCTACCTAAGTATCGACACCTGTTGTTTTTAGGAACAACTGAGATGATGCATGTGATGACTTTGGCCAGGCAGGCAttaaatgttcaacaaatataACTGTACGAGGCTGTATAATTAATGAAAGGGGGTAAAAAGCGGTCTAAGGGTTCCCTTCAAAGAAAAGAGGCTTCCCTTTCTTGTTGCAGAGAATCACTTCtgagattctgttttgtttttcagatgacaAACCAGATGACAAGCCAGATGACTCAGACAAAAAAACAGAGCCAGATTTTCCAAAATTCCTAAACCTC is a genomic window containing:
- the C1H5orf46 gene encoding uncharacterized protein C5orf46 homolog isoform X2, translating into MAVSALRLTIVLGLLVLILTCQADDKPDDKPDDSDKKTEPDFPKFLNLLGTEIIENAVEFILRSMTRSTGFMEFDDKQGEHSAK